The following DNA comes from Deinococcus sp. NW-56.
TGCATGAAGGCGGTGTACTCCTCGGCGGTCCGTCGGGCACAGACCTGGACAAACCGTCGGCCTGTTTTCGGCTCGACGGCCAGCAACACAGCCGCGCTCCCAAAGCGCTGGTATTCGTAGTCTTGTTTGGCGACTCGCCCCGGTTCCGATGGAACCGGGGCCATGACGTCACCGATCAGGAAGCAGGGTTGCTCATCGAAGCACAACACGGGAAAACGGTCGTCGTAGGGCCGAGAGTACACGTCCAGAACGCGTTCCATCTCGCAGAGGAAATTCGCCGTCAGGTGGGCGATGCACCACTGCCTTTTGCGGTGCGGCTGGACCGCGTTTTTTTCAGAATGTAGAACACCGTCGACGGAGCGATGTGGTCGACCAAGTTCAGCTCTACAGCCTTCTCTGCCAGCAAGCGAATACTCCATTGTGCGTGACCTTCGGGCGCCTCACTGCACGCCAGCGCGGTGATGGCCGCCCGGTCTTTGCCGTCGAACTTCGCGGGTCGCCCCGTATGCGGCGCAGCGAACAGCGCCGCGTCCAGTCCCCCAGGGCAAAGCGTTTTCGGGTCGCTTGCACCATCTGGACGCTGATACCGAGGGCGTCCTTGATGGCCGAGTCCGTGACCTGTCGATGGGCCAGCAGCAGAATCCGGGCGCGGGTCATGACCCGCGCCTTGCCACTGCCCTTCATGGTCATGCCGTGCAGAGTCTGTTCTTGCTCAGCACTCAAAGTCACTGGATAGCGAAGAGGACGGCTCATACCTCACTATGACAAATTCAAAAACGCTGTACTAGATACCGTCTCCACCACAGTTTAGGTCGGCGGACCGTCATCCGTCAGCTTCACCGCTGGGCCAAACGGCATTTCAGTGATCACAAGCGGTTCAAGCATCAGAAGCTCAGCGATGCGCTGCTGGTGGCCTTGCTGCTCAGCCGTCTGGTCTTCAAGCATCCGTTCCCGTCGATTTGGTGGCAGATGCTGAGGGAAGACCGCTCCGGTCTTCCCTCATACACCCAGGCTTACACCCGTGGCCTCCGTCTCCTGAACGGCCTTGAAGCTGTCGCCAGCCCAGCCAGACGCTGCACAGAGGTCATCA
Coding sequences within:
- a CDS encoding IS630 family transposase, translating into MEYSLAGREGCRAELGRPHRSVDGVLHSEKNAVQPHRKRQWCIAHLTANFLCEMERVLDVYSRPYDDRFPVLCFDEQPCFLIGDVMAPVPSEPGRVAKQDYEYQRFGSAAVLLAVEPKTGRRFVQVCARRTAEEYTAFMQNLERAYPAAVQITLVQDHLNTHHGGSFYKFMSPQAAHRLVGRFEWVYTPKHASWLNMAELEFSALQRQCLNRRIPVLERLRSEVEAWVAARSRAGVTLNWQFSTQVARRTLGRHYEAIRIK